The following are from one region of the Corythoichthys intestinalis isolate RoL2023-P3 chromosome 17, ASM3026506v1, whole genome shotgun sequence genome:
- the LOC130906023 gene encoding guanine nucleotide-binding protein G(q) subunit alpha-like: MTLMAAGACCLSPEAKEARRINDEIERQLRRDKRDSKREYKLLLLGTGESGKSTFIKQMRIIHGRGYSDEDKRAFTRLVYQNIFTAMQAMIQAMKTLQIPYKYHYNTANADIVCEVNVETVTMFTKVYEDAIRSLWADPGIQECYSRKREYQLSDSAKYYLNDLDRIADAAYLPSQQDVLRVRVPTTGIIEYPFDLENMVFRMVDVGGQRSERRKWIHCFEKVTSIMFLVALSEYDQVLVESAHENRMEESMALFRTIISYKWFEKSSIILFLNKIDLLEEKIMHSHLVDYFPEYNGPQRDVKAGQEFILNMFVNLHPDRTKLIYYHFTCATDTDNIRFVFHAVKDHILQGNLEDYNLV, translated from the exons ATGACACTGATGGCTGCGGGGGCTTGCTGCCTCAGCCCGGAGGCCAAAGAGGCTCGGAGGATCAACGACGAGATCGAGAGGCAGCTACGCCGCGACAAGAGGGACTCGAAGCGGGAATACAAGCTGCTCCTGCtcg GGACTGGTGAAAGCGGCAAGAGCACCTTCATCAAGCAAATGAGGATCATCCACGGCCGAGGCTACTCTGACGAGGATAAGCGGGCCTTTACCAGGCTGGTGTACCAGAACATCTTCACTGCCATGCAGGCCATGATCCAAGCCATGAAGACACTGCAGATCCCATACAAGTACCACTACAACACG GCCAATGCCGACATTGTCTGCGAGGTGAACGTAGAGACCGTGACGATGTTTACAAAAGTGTATGAAGACGCCATCAGGAGCCTGTGGGCTGACCCGGGGATCCAGGAATGTTACAGTCGCAAGAGAGAATACCAGCTCTCGGACTCAGCTAAATA CTACTTGAATGACTTGGACCGCATAGCGGATGCCGCGTACCTGCCGTCACAACAGGACGTGCTGCGGGTCAGGGTGCCCACCACAGGTATCATCGAGTACCCCTTCGACCTCGAGAACATGGTGTTCAG GATGGTGGATGTGGGCGGGCAGCGTTCGGAGAGGAGAAAGTGGATCCACTGTTTCGAGAAGGTCACATCCATCATGTTTCTGGTGGCACTTAGCGAGTACGACCAAGTTCTGGTGGAGTCGGCACACGAG AATCGCATGGAGGAGAGCATGGCCTTGTTTCGGACAATCATCTCCTACAAGTGGTTTGAAAAGTCCTCGATTATCTTGTTCCTCAACAAGATTGATTTGCTGGAGGAGAAAATCATGCACTCGCATTTGGTCGACTACTTTCCTGAATATAATG GTCCGCAGCGGGACGTGAAGGCGGGCCAGGAGTTTATCCTGAACATGTTCGTCAACCTTCACCCTGACCGAACAAAGCTGATCTACTACCACTTCACATGTGCCACCGACACAGACAACATCCGCTTCGTCTTCCACGCTGTAAAAGACCATATCCTGCAGGGCAACCTCGAAGACTATAACCTGGTGTGA